The DNA window AGCTCATTGCCCTGCGAATCGTAGCGCGCGAAGGCGAACACCGAATTGTCGTGATCGTCAACCACCAGCCACTCGAAGCCGTCCGGGCGGTAGTCACGCTCGTACAGCGGCGCCTGCTGCCGGTAGCAATGGTTCAGATCTCGCACCAGCCGCTGCACGCCGTTGTGCCAGTTATCCAACCCCTCCAGCAAATGCCAGTCGAGGCTGGTATCGAAATTCCACTCACGCCCCTGCGCGAACTCGCAGCCCATAAAAAGCAGCTTTTTGCCCGGATGCGCCCACATAAACCCGTAATAGGCGCGCAGGTTGGCGAACTTTTGCCAGGCGTCGCCCGGCATGCGGTCGAGGATCGATTTTTTGCCGTGCACCACTTCATCGTGCGAGATAGGCAACACGAAGTTCTCGGTATAGGCGTACAGCATGCCGAAGGTCATCTGGTTGTGGTGATACTTGCGGTGCACCGGATCGCACTTCATGTAATTGAGCGTGTCGTGCATCCAGCCGAGGTTCCATTTGTAGTGGAACCCAAGACCGTTGGCGTCCGGCGGCAGGGTGACGCCGGGATAGTCGGTGGACTCCTCCGCCAGCGTCACCGCGCCCGGCTGCGCCTGCCCGATAGTCTGGTTGGTATAACGCAGGAAGGCGATCGCCTCCAGGTTCTCGTTGCCGCCGTAGTAATTCGGCACCCACTCGCCGTCGGCGCGGCTGTAATCGCGATAGATCATCGACGCCACCGCATCGACCCGCAGCGCGTCGATACCGAAACGCTCCAGCCAATACAGCGCGTTGCCCGCAAGGTAGTTGCGCACCTCGTGGCGGCCGTAGTTGTAGATCAGCGTATTCCAGTCCTGGTGGTAGCCCTCGCGCGGATCGGCATATTCGTACAGCGCGGTGCCGTCGAAATTCGCCAGGCCGTAGGCATCGCTCGGGAAGTGCCCCGGCACCCAGTCGAGGATCACGTTGATGCCCGCCTCATGCGCCGCCGCCACGAACGCCCTGAAATCGGCCGGCGTGCCGAAGCGCCGGGTCGGCGCATACAGCCCCAGCGGCTGGTAGCCCCAGCTGCCGTCGAACGGGTGCTCGTTGATCGGCAGCAGCTCGATATGGGTGAATCCCATGTCCTTCACATAGTCGATAAGCTGCACCGCCAGCTCGCCGTAGCTGAGCCAGAAGTGGTTATCGGTGTGGCGGCGCCATGAGCCGAGATGCACCTCGTAGATGGCGATCGGCTGGTCAAAATCGTTGGCGCGGCGGCGCGCCTGCGTCGACGGCACCACCTCCGGCAGCGGCGCCACCAGCGAGGCGGTGTCCGGGCGCATCTGCGCCTCGAAGGCGTAAGGATCGGCTTTCAGTTGGGTATTGCCGTAGCAATCGACGATTTCATATTTGTACAACTGGCCGGCCCGCACGCCGGGCAGGAACAGCTCCCAGATGCCGTTTTCACGCCGCAGACGCATCGGATGGCGGCGGCCGTCCCAGAAGTTGAACTCCCCCACCACCGAGACGCGCTGGGCGTTGGGCGCCCAAACGGCAAAGCTGACGCCGTCGACGTCATCCAACGTGGCGAGGTGAGCTCCCAGGCGTTCATAGGGGCGCAGGTGCGTGCCCTCGGCCAGCAGCCAGCTGTCGATATCCTGCAGCAGCGGGCCGAACCGATAGGGATCGTCGACCGTCTGTTGGTGATCGCGCCAGCTGACCTGCAGCTGATAGCGGAAAGGATTTTTGCGCCGCGGCACCACGGCACTGAAGAAGCCGCGCGGATCGTCGCAGTTCAACTGCACCAGCCGCCGGCCGGTTTGCTGTTCCACCAGCCAGACTGCGCCGGCGTCCGGCAGCAGCGCGCGCACCTGCAGACCGTTATCGGTCGCATGCATGCCAAGCAGAGCAAAGGGGTCGGCGTAATGGCCGGAGATGATCTGATCAATCACGTCACGATCGGGAAGTACAGGCATAGTCTTCTTCCTTAGATTAACAGCATGATCTAAGCACGGCTTGTTGGTTATTCCTTGGCCGTTTTGGTCATCATGCAATGCATTCGGTATCCAAAGCGTGATTGCGGTCGGTTATTGACCAATCTTTACTCTGCCGACCTGAATTTCGCTCTTTATGCTTATTTTTTGAAATATTTCAGTCATGGTGAAAAATTGTTCGCCCATGCGTTAAGCATAGCCAATGTCTGTTAAAAACTGCTCAGCATTGCTCAGGAAAATTCTTCATTAAGAAAACTGCCAGCCTGCCGTCATCTGCATGCGGCGGCCGACGAGGAGATATGCGGGGAAGAGCCCGGTGAAACGAGGCTTGCGGTGACGTTGCCCGGCGCGGTGCGCGGCGAACAAAAAAGCGGAAAATAAGGCTTTAGGGGGCTGAAAGCAGCCAGCCCCCTGAAAGCAAGGATTTACAGCAGGATACGCAGCATGCGGCGCAGCGGCTCGGCCGCGCCCCACAGCAGTTGGTCGCCCACGGTGAACGCCGACAGGTATTCCGGCCCCATATTCAGCTTGCGCAGACGGCCGACCGGCGTATTCAGCGTACCGGTCACCGCCGCCGGCGTCAGTTCGCGCATGGTCAGCTCGCGGTCGTTCGGGATCACGCGCACCCAGTCGTTGTGCGTCGCCAGCATCTGCTCGATGTCCGGCAGCGACACGTCTTTTTTCAGCTTCAGGGTGAACGCCTGGCTGTGGCAACGCAGCGCGCCAACGCGCACGCACAGACCATCGACCGGGATCACGCTGCCGGTGTTCAGAATCTTGTTGGTTTCCGCCTGGCCTTTCCACTCTTCACGGCTCTGGCCGTTGTCGAGTTGCTTGTCGATCCACGGGATCAGGCTGCCGGCCAGCGGCACGCCGAAGTTATCGGTCGGCAGTTTGCCGCTGCGGGTGGCCTCGGTCACCTTGCGTTCGATATCCAGAATGGCGGAAGCCGGGTCCTGCAGCTCCTTCGCCACGTCGGCATGCAGCATGCCCATCTGGGTCAGCAGTTCGCGCATGTGGCGCGCGCCGCCGCCGGAAGCCGCCTGGTAAGTGGCGACCGACGCCCACTCCACCAGATCGTTGGCGAACAGACCGCCGAGCGACATCAGCATCAGGCTGACGGTGCAGTTGCCGCCGACGAAGGTTTTGATGCCTTTGTCCAGGCCCTGCTGAATCACCGCGTGGTTGACCGGATCCAGGATAATGATGGCGTCGTCCTGCATGCGCAGCGAAGAGGCCGCGTCAATCCAGTACCCCTGCCAACCACTGGCGCGCAGCTTAGGATAAACTTCGTTGGTATAATCGCCGCCCTGACAGGTAATAATGATATCGAGCGCGCTCAGCGCGTCGATGTCATACGCATCCTGCAGCGTGCCCTGCTGGCCGCCGAAGGCCGGCGCGGCGGAACCGTGCTGCGAGGTGGAGAAAAAGACCGGGCGAATGGCGTCGAAATCGCGCTCTTCCGTCATGCGTTGCATGAGAACCGAGCCGACCATTCCGCGCCAACCGATGAAACCAACGTTTTTCATAATATCTGTGTCCCGCCCGGATAAGGGCTTATGTAGGTGATAACGAGTTGTGTGCAATATCTCCTCACCTTACAAAATGTCGGCGCGGGCGCAAAGTGAATTTATTCGATGGCTGGGGATTTCTCAGCAATCCTTCTTATAGGCAAGGACGCGGCCGGAAAGGCCGAGGCGTTTTCCCGATCACGAGGTCACCATGACAGAGATGATTTCCGCTACGGTATTGCTGTTTTTAATTATGGATCCGCTGGGCAATCTGCCGATTTTCATGTCGGTGCTCAAACACCTGGAGCCGCGCAGGCGCCGGGTGGTGCTGATCCGCGAGCTGCTGATCGCCCTGCTGCTGATGCTGATCTTCCTGTTCGCCGGCGAGAAAATTCTGGCGTTCCTCAACCTGCGCACTGAAACCGTCTCCATTTCCGGCGGCATCATCCTGTTTCTGATCGCCATCAAGATGATTTTCCCGTCTCAGGAGGGCAACAGCTCCGGGCTGTCCGCCGGCGAGGAGCCCTTCCTGGTGCCGCTGGCGATCCCGCTGGTGGCCGGGCCGTCGATTCTGGCGGCGCTGATGCTGCTGTCGCACCAGTATCCGCATCAGCTGCCCCATCTGGTGGCGGCGCTGTTGATCGCCTGGGGCCTCTCTGCGGCCATTTTGTTGATGTCGAACCTGTTCCTGCGCCTGCTGGGCAGCAAAGGTGTCAGCGCGCTGGAACGGTTGATGGGGCTGATTCTGGTGATGCTGTCGACCCAGATGTTCCTGGACGGCATACGGGCTTACATGAAGCTGTAGGCGCCTGGCGGCGCCGACGACGGCCCGCGCTTAGCGGGCGGTGATGCGGTTGATGCAGGCGAGCGTATCGGCGACCACGCCGTCCAGCGGCTGGTTGATGTCGATCGCTTGCACATCCGGCTCCTGCTCGCCCGGCTCTTCCAGCGTGGCGAACTGCGAAACCAGCATCTGCGGTTTGAAGAAGTGACCTTTCCGCTGCTTCAGGCGTTCCTCGATCACCGCCTTGTCGCCTTTCAGGTAGAGGAAATGCAGGTTGCTATTTCCTTCACGCAGGCGGTCGCGATAGCTTTTTTTCAGCGCCGAACACACCAGCAGCGACACCGGATTGGTGCGTTGCATGGCGAAGATGGCGTCGTTCAAGGCCGCCAGCCACGGGGCGCGATCGTTGTCGTCCAGCGCGTGCCCGGCAGCCATTTTGTTGATGTTGGCGCGCGGATGCAGGTAATCGCCGTCCAGCATGGCGGCCTCGGCCTCGTGGGCGACGGTGCTGGCTACGGCGGATTTGCCGCTGCCGGACACCCCCATCAGGATAAATACGTGATTCTGCGGATTACTCATTGTGTCATGCCCCTATGGGAACTGGCGCGAGCGCGCCAAATGCGTCCCAACTGATAAAGATACTCTGGAACGCCGACGCCCCGCAGGGCGTCGGATAAAGATTATACGACCGTCGCCAGCAGCAGGCAGCCCACCAGGCCGCACACCGAGATGATGGTTTCCAGCACCGACCAGGATTTGATGGTTTCCATGATGCTCAGGTTGAAGTACTCCTTGAACAGCCAGAAGCCCGGATCGTTAACGTGCGAGAAGATAACGCTGCCGGAACCGACCGCAATCACCATCAGCTCAGGGCTGACGCCGGTGGTGGCGATCAGCGGGGCGACGATGCCGCCGGCGGTGATCGCTGCCACGGTGGCGGAACCCAGCGCCAGACGCAGCGCGGCGGCGATCGACCAGGCCATCAGAATCGGCGAAACGTTGCTGCCTTCCATCAGACCGGCGATGTACTGCTCGACGCCGCTGTCCACCAGCACCTGCTTGAAGGCGCCGCCGCCGCCGATGATCAACAGCATCATGGCGATGATTTTAATCGAATCGGTGATGGTGCCCATCACTTCATCCATGGTGCGGCCGCGGTTCAGGCCGAAGGTGAAGATGGCGATCAGCACGGCGATCAGGGTCGCCATCACCGGGTCGCCGAAGAACTCGGCGAAGCGCAGCAGGCTGTGGCCCTTCGGCAGCACCATTTCAGCGACCGCGCGCAGCGCCATCAGGATCACCGGCACCAGCGACGTGGCGACGCTGACGCCGAAGCTCGGCATCTCTGCTTCGGTAAAGGTTTTCGGGTTGTACAGGCCTTCCGGCACCGGCTTGTCGATGCCTTTCAGGAAGCGGGCATAGACCGGGCCGGCCAGGATGACCGTCGGGATCGCCAGCAGCGTGCCGTACAGCAGGGTTTTACCCATATCGGCATGGAAGATGGTGGCGATGGCGGTCGGGCCCGGGTGCGGCGGCAGGAAGCCGTGAGTCACCGACAGCGCGGCAGCCATCGGCACGCCGACGTACAGCAGCGGGATGCGCGCGGAGGCGGCGATGGTGAACACCAGCGGCAGCAGCAGCACGAAGCCCACTTCGTAGAACAGCGCGAAGCCAACGGTGAAGCCGGTCAGCACCACCGCCCATTGAATATGTTTTCTGCCGAACTTGTCGATCAGCGTGGTGGCGATGCGCTGCGCGCCGCCGCAGTCCGCCAGCAGTTTGCCGAGCATGGCGCCGAAGCCCATGATCAGCGCCAGGCTGCCCAACGTGCCGCCCACGCCAGCCTTGATGGAGCCGATGACTTTATCGACCGGCATACCCTGTGCGATCCCGACCGCCAGAGCAACCAGCACCAGAGAGATAAAGCCGTTCAGCTTGAAGCGGATCATCAGCAGCAGCAGCAGCGCTACGCCGCCTGCAACAATCACTAATGGCATAATTTTTCTCCAACCTTTTATCGCGACTCTCTTTACGATAGGCGTAAAGCGTGCGGTTGTTTTATTTTTAGGCTCTGTCCCGGTGTTTAAGAAGAGCTGTAGGTGTTGTTGAGTCAGAGGTTCAGTCTTGCAGCAAGATGACCGCACACTCATTGTTACCGGTATCATGATACCGGTAACAGAATAAGCACCGGAACCGGGTAAGCGGCTAAAATTCGCGTTCTGGGACAGAGATCAAACTTATGCCGGCAACGAGCGGCGGGCTTACAGGCGGGATAGCCCGCGCGCCTCAGGGCGCGCTGCAAAAAGAAAGGGTGTTAAAACAGAACGTTAAAATGGCTCAGATACTGCCGCCGGGGATCACGGTGAAACCGACGTCCACCATGCGCGGGCACACCGTTTCGCCGCGCAGCCGGGCCAGCAAGCGCTCGGCGCCGATCTGCCCCATGCGTTCGCGCGGTGTCAGCACGCTGGCCAGCTTCGGCACCATCACCTGGCCGATATCATGGCCGTGGAAACCGGCGATCGCCATGTCCTGCGGGATCGACAGCCCCTGCCGCTGGCACTCGAAGGCCGCACCGATCGCCAGGTCGTCGTTGGTGCAGAAGATACTGTCGATCTGCGGGTAGTCGCGCTGCGCCAGGCGCAGCAGCTCACCGCCGGCAGAATAGGAGGAAGAGCGCGCGGTCATGATGCTGTACGGCTCCAGGCCGGATTCGCGCATCGCCTGCTCATACCCCTGCTGCTTGATGATGGTACGCTCATCCTGACGGGCGCCGAAATAGACCACGTGACGGTGGCCGTGCGCGATGATCTGCTGGGTCATCTGGCGCGCCGCCTCGAAGTTGTTGAAGCCCACCGCCAGATCGATGCACGGCGAGACGCAGTCCATCAGCTCCACCACCGGAATGCCCGCCACCTCGATCATTTTCAGGGTGCGCGGCGTGTGATGGCGCTCAGACAGGATCAGGCCGTCGATATTGTAAGAAAGCAGCGAGGTCAAACGCTCTTCTTCACGCTCCGGCAGGTAGCCATAGTGCGCCAGCATGGTCTGGTAGTTGTGCGCGTCGGTAACGCTTTCGATGCCGCGCAGCACTTCGGCGAACACCTGGTTGGTCAATGACGGCAACAGCACGCCAATCGCCCGGCTGGTGGCGTTGGAGAGGATGTCCGGCGCGCGGTTGGGGATGTAGCCCAGCTCATCCAGCGCGACGGCGATTTTTTGCTGCAGGGCGGCAGAAACCTGGTCGGGATTGCGCAGATAACGGCTCACCGTCATCTTGGTCACGCCCACCTTGTCCGCCACATCCTGGAGTACCGGCCGTTTTTTCTTCATTATCAATGAACTGACTAACCGTGAATGGGCAGTCATTTTAGCAAAAAAAACGGCGGGCCGATATTGTCGGTTATGCGACGGTCAACGCAAAAAAGGGCTCACATCGTGAACCCTTCATACGGTGACAAAGGGGAAAAAGCGTGGTTTTTCCCCTTTGTGATTGTCAGCCGAAAATCAATAAATTGATTTTCCTTGTTTTTATATGCTCCCGGCTTTCAGTCGGGCAACGTCATCAGGCTTGTCGTTAACCTCAAGGGCTCACATCGTGAGCCCTTGAAATTTACCGCTTAATCACACCGGCGGCAGATCGAACAGCAGGATTTCGCTCTCTTCGTCGGCCTGAATCGTCAGCGCCGATTCATCCCACACCGCGAATGCGTCGCTGATGCCGGCGGCTTCGCCGTTGACCGAGACCTTGCCGCGCACCACCTGGATCCAAACGCGACGGCCGGCGGCGATCGGATACTCACCCTGCTCGCCTTTATTCAACGCCCAACGCGACAGCGTCATGTCCTGGAACACCTTCAGCGAGCCGTCGCGCGCATCCGGCGACAGCACCAGCTGACGACCCTGCGGCGCGTCGAACATGCGCTGCTCGTAGCGCGGCTCCAGCCCGACCTGATCCGGAATGATCCAAATCTGATACAGGTGCAGCGGACGATCCTGATTGGCATTGTACTCGGAGTGACGTACCCCGGTGCCCGCGCTCATGATCTGGAATTCGCCGGCCTGGATCTGCTCCTTGTTGCCCATGCTGTCCTGATGCTCCACCGTGCCGCTCAGCACGTAGGTCAGGATTTCCATGTCTTTATGCGGGTGGGTACCGAAACCCTGCCCCGCGTCGATCACGTCTTCGTTGATCACACGCAGCGCCGAGAACCCCATAAAGTTCGGATCGTAGTAGTCGGCAAATGAGAAGGTGTGCCAGCTATCCAGCCAGCCATGATTGGCGTGGCCGCGGTCTTCCGCTTTACGTACATAAATCATATTCAACTCTCCTCAATGTTTTTTTACAGTCTAGTCCTGCGGGCAGAATAAGAAAGCGTAAAAAACTCATGCCTCTGTTCAAAAATTTCGATGGAATGAAACGGCGGATGGGCAACGGATTTGTTGAAGGCGGAAGCGGTTGAAAAAGGGCAAAAAAAAAGCCAGCACCCGAGCTGGCTAAGTAAACACTGGAAGCAATGTGAGCAATGTCGTGCCTTCGCAGCGAGAGTATCAAGGGTTGATGCCCTCCCCGGAACGCATCGCAATAATAATCATTATCATTCGCACCTGTAAAGCGTTTTTTTTGACCCGTTCAAATAATATTGACTCAAGGCAGTAAACGGATAAATTCAGAGGTTATTCAACCGGTAAGCAACAGGAGCAGCGAGATGAGCGAGATCGTGATACGCCACGTGGAAACGACGGATGCGCAGGCTCTGCATCATCTTTATTCTCAGACGCCCGTCTATCGCGATACGCTGCAGCTCCCGCTACCGTCCGTCGAGTCCTGGCAGAAGCGCCTCGCCAATCCCGAACCGGGTACGCATAACCTGGCGGCCTTCATCGACGGGCAGCTTGCCGGCCAGTTGGCCGTCATGCTGAATCAGCGCGTGCGCCGCCGCCATGTGGCCACCTTCGGCATCGGCGTCGATCCGCGATACCACGGCAAAGGCGTCGGCAGCCGCCTGATGCAGGCGATGATTGATCTGTGCGACAACTGGGCGGCCATCGAGCGCATCGAGCTGACGGTGTTCACCGACAACCCGGCGGCCATTGCGCTGTACCGCAAATTCGGTTTCGAGATAGAGGGCACCAGCCGCGCCTATGCCATGCGCGACGGTGTGCTGGTCGACGCCTACCATATGGCCCGTTTGCGCTCCGGGCAGCCGCACGGCGATGCGTAATCGTCCTCACCCGCAGGGGCCGCTGCGCCGGCCCCTGTGCATCAACCGCCGAACCTTTTTACAAGCGCTGGCCGGCCTGACCGCCGCCGGCATATTCTCTCCTCTCACCCCATTAGGTGCCGCTATGCCAACTTCCGCCGCCGGGCGCCCAGGCGCCCGCAACCTGATTACCGATGTGCCGGGCCTGAAGGTCGGCGTGGCGCAGGACAGCCGGGTGCGTACCGGCGCGACGGTTATCCTGCCGGACAGCCCGGCGATCGCCGCCGTGGACGTGCGCGGCGGCGGCCCCGCCACCCGGGAAACTGACGCGCTGGGTGAAGACAATTTGGTGCAGACCGTCGATGCGCTGACGTTCAGCGGCGGCTCGGTTTACGGCCTGGCGGCGGCGGACGGCGTCGCGGCCTGGCTGGGGCAACAGGGCCGAGGCTACGCGCTGCGCCCGGCCCCCGGCGTGCCGGTCTCCCCTATCGTGCCCACCGCCTGTCTGTACGATCTGGCCAACGGCGGCGACAAAAACTGGCAGCTCACGCCGCCGTATCGCCAACTGGGCATCGATGCGGTCGGCAAGGCCGGATTGGACTTTCCGCTGGGCACCGTCGGCGCCGGCTACGGCGCCATGACCGGCATGGGCAAGCTGAAAGGCGGCCTCGGCTCGGCATCTATCATTGCCACCAATGGCGCTACCGTCGGCGCACTGGTGGCGGTCAACAGTTTGGGTGCAGTGGTCGCGCCCGGCACCCGCGCCTTCTGGGCGACCCCCTATGAAATTGACGGTGAATTCGGCAACGGCGGCGCAGCGGCGCTGGCGCAACTGCGTGCGCAGGGCGAAGACTGGATGGAACAAGAGCCGCAGGGCGGCAGAAAGAACACCACCCTGGCCTGCATCGCCACCGATCTGGCGCTGACGCGGGTGGAGTTGAAACGGGTGGCCATCATGGCGCAAGACGGCATGGCGCGCGCCATCCGCCCGCTGCACAGCCCGTTTGACGGCGACGTCGTGTTCGCCCTGTCCACCGGGCAGCGCGAGGTTCAGGGCAGCCGTGAACTGGCGGTGCTGCAAATCGGCGCGCTGGCGGCGGACACCCTGGCCCGGGCGATCGCCCGTGGCGTGCATGCCGCCACGCCGTGGCCGGGCAGCCAGGTCGCAACCTGGCAAACGCTCGGCGGCTAACACGCCGCCATCAAAAAAGGGGCGCCGGCGGCGCCCCTCGATCTTTATTGACCCTCGCCGCTTAAATACCGGCGGTTTCCCGAATATAGCGGCGCGCTTTCACCGCATACTCGAACGGGTTGGCCAGCGCCGGATCCTGCTCGGCCTCCACCACCATCCACCCTTTGTAACCACGCTCGTCCAGCAGCTTGAACACCGGCCGGAAGTCGATCACGCCATCACCCGGCACGGTGAAGGTGCCCTTCTTCACGCCATCAAGGAAGCTCAGCTTGTTGGCCTTCACTTCCGCCACCACCTCATCGCGCACGTCCTTCAGGTGGACGTGGTTGATGCGCGGCAGATACTTCTCCAGGATCGCCATCATCGCCTGCTGGCTGCCTTCCGAATAGTAGGCGTGGCCGGTATCGAACAGCAGGTAGACGTCGTCGTTGACCATGCTCATGTAGCGATCGATTTCGGCCGTGGTCTGAATGCCGGTGCCCATGTGGTGGTGCAGACACACCTGCATGCCTTTGCCGGCGGCGATCTTCGCCAGCTCGTTGTAACCGTCGGCCACCCGCTGCCACTCTTCATCGCTGAAGTACGGCTTCTCTTCGAATACGCCTTTGGTGGTACCCTGAATGCTCTTGCTCTGCTCGGAGCAGCCGATCACCCTGGCGCCCATGGCATGCAGGAAATTCATATGGTTGATAAATTCATCGATGGTTTTGTCTTTCTGGCCGTCGGCGAAAAAGGTGCTGAACCAGGCATTGCAGATCTGGATGCCGCGAATGTCCAGCATCGGTTTCAGCACCGCCGGATCGCGCGGGTATTTGCTGCCCACTTCGCTGCCGGTGAAGCCGGCCAGCGCCATTTCGCTGACGCACTGCTGGAAGGTGTTTTCCTTGCCCAGATCGGGCATGTCGTCGTTGGTCCAGCCGATTGGCGCGATGGCCAATTTCACGTTGTCTTTATTCATGGTCTGCCTCGGTCCTTGGAGGGCCGCCGGTGCAAACGCCGCCGGCGAGCCGAATAAGATTATTTGCCCAACAGCTCTCTTTCGATGCGCTCTCTGGTCGCCACCGCCTGGCTCGGCATCTTTTCCGGGTAGCCGAACAGCGAGGTGCAGATGATCGATTCGCCGCCGACCTTGAAGCTGCGGTTGGCAAATTCCATGTCGCGCAGCGTCTGGAACAGGGCGTCGAAATTCACCTCGCCTTCGCCGATGCCGACGTGCTGGTGCACCGCAGCGTCAACGCCCGGCGGGTTGACGATATAACGGCAATGTTTGGTGTGATTCATGGTGTCGGCGATCAGCACGTGGGAAAGATCGTCCCCGGCGTACTGCAACATGCCGGCCACGTTGCCCTGCCCCTTGTCGTAGTAGAAGGTGTGCGGCACGCTGTAGAGGTATTTGACGTGGTCGCTGCGCAGCGATTTCACCAGATCGGCGGTTTCGTTGCTCAGCTCGCAGAAGTCCCACGGGTGCGACTGGATCTCCATACGGATGCCCTCGCGCTCGACGATCGGCAGCAGCTCCTCCATCGAGCGATACCACAGCTCCTCGCAGATCTCCGGTTCGTTGGGGTTGCCCGCCAATTCGGTGTTGATCACCTGCACGCCCATTTCCACCGCGATTTCGATCATCCGCCGCCAGTTTTTGACCGCCGCCTGACGGCGATCTTCGCCCGGCCC is part of the Serratia marcescens genome and encodes:
- the iolE gene encoding myo-inosose-2 dehydratase, translated to MNKDNVKLAIAPIGWTNDDMPDLGKENTFQQCVSEMALAGFTGSEVGSKYPRDPAVLKPMLDIRGIQICNAWFSTFFADGQKDKTIDEFINHMNFLHAMGARVIGCSEQSKSIQGTTKGVFEEKPYFSDEEWQRVADGYNELAKIAAGKGMQVCLHHHMGTGIQTTAEIDRYMSMVNDDVYLLFDTGHAYYSEGSQQAMMAILEKYLPRINHVHLKDVRDEVVAEVKANKLSFLDGVKKGTFTVPGDGVIDFRPVFKLLDERGYKGWMVVEAEQDPALANPFEYAVKARRYIRETAGI
- a CDS encoding sugar phosphate isomerase/epimerase family protein gives rise to the protein MKIAFDVDVIRDLGITKMVQQVADWGYKYIEQSPHPQINPFYKHPKASREIMAEYKNVLKATGVEISSFIVVYRWSGPGEDRRQAAVKNWRRMIEIAVEMGVQVINTELAGNPNEPEICEELWYRSMEELLPIVEREGIRMEIQSHPWDFCELSNETADLVKSLRSDHVKYLYSVPHTFYYDKGQGNVAGMLQYAGDDLSHVLIADTMNHTKHCRYIVNPPGVDAAVHQHVGIGEGEVNFDALFQTLRDMEFANRSFKVGGESIICTSLFGYPEKMPSQAVATRERIERELLGK